From a single Oncorhynchus nerka isolate Pitt River linkage group LG11, Oner_Uvic_2.0, whole genome shotgun sequence genomic region:
- the gpr55a gene encoding G-protein coupled receptor 55a has product MPLCERDVCYIQWIVYVPTFVVGLPLNLATLWLLLFRIRRWTESTVYLSSLIINDILLIFSLPFKIYAFGRTWGLSMGFCTFLESLVFVNIYGSIVLIVCISGDRYVSLRFPFNGKRLRSPRKAALVCLAVWVTVFAFTTPVYELHNKNTTSLHNNNETRCFEGFSRETWGKKWIIVAMETVFTISTVTMLFFSVRVMQILSDMRRRNPLDKKVRDNKSVKIVLSNLVAFMLCFIPYHVAAVVYFLAKNGTENPDVINPLRDFVHISTCLGSVNCLTDGVCYYFILKENLLTASQERRRMSTRGNNVAKPGEIDQHPMDNIMVKGPRETGSDNQVTGDR; this is encoded by the coding sequence ATGCCACTGTGTGAAAGGGACGTGTGCTATATACAATGGATTGTCTACGTCCCCACGTTCGTGGTGGGTTTACCCCTCAACCTGGCCACCCTGTGGCTCCTCCTCTTCAGGATCCGTCGATGGACTGAGTCCACAGTCTACCTCAGCAGTCTGATCATCAACGACATCCTTCTCATCTTTTCTCTGCCCTTCAAGATATACGCCTTCGGCCGCACCTGGGGCCTGAGCATGGGCTTCTGCACCTTCCTGGAGAGCCTGGTGTTTGTCAACATCTATGGGAGCATCGTACTGATCGTGTGCATCTCGGGCGACCGATATGTTTCTCTGCGGTTTCCATTCAACGGCAAGCGTCTACGCTCGCCACGGAAGGCTGCCCTGGTATGCCTGGCTGTGTGGGTGACGGTATTCGCTTTCACCACACCCGTCTATGAGCTCCACAACAAAAACACCACTAGCCTGCACAACAACAACGAAACCAGGTGTTTCGAGGGATTCTCCAGGGAAACCTGGGGGAAGAAATGGATCATTGTCGCCATGGAGACGGTATTCACAATCAGCACTGTCACTATGTTGTTCTTCTCGGTGCGCGTGATGCAGATCCTGAGTGACATGCGGCGTCGGAACCCGCTGGACAAGAAGGTGAGGGACAACAAGTCTGTGAAGATCGTCCTGAGCAACCTGGTGGCCTTTATGCTGTGCTTCATCCCGTACCACGTGGCCGCAGTCGTCTACTTCCTGGCCAAGAACGGCACAGAGAACCCAGACGTCATCAACCCCCTCAGAGACTTCGTTCACATCAGCACCTGTCTGGGCAGTGTCAACTGTCTGACGGACGGGGTCTGCTACTACTTCATCCTGAAGGAGAACCTGTTGACTGCCagccaggagaggaggaggatgtccaCTAGAGGGAACAACGTGGCAAAGCCCGGGGAAATCGACCAGCATCCGATGGACAACATCATGGTCAAGGgacccagagagacaggatcagACAACCAGGTCACTGGAGATCGATAG
- the lpar5b gene encoding lysophosphatidic acid receptor 5b, with translation MNNTNDTLEDSTPELSCVSAVYTVSAAVYGCVMVLGLPLNVVSLWILLRRHGLKSSSAVFMSHLALSDLLLVLSLPTRVYFYTTGNWPLGIQACTATTMLFRNNIRSSAVFITFISLDRLLAVVYPLRTRHIRTTTNAWRACVFIWVLIVAVNIPEALYFISQMKSCNATDKCFEFTQECALNVQIAGYVQFGLVFAMLGVNVVSTTMVSWTLHRHLSDAAMVNNKMNVMLIFTINLLMFIVFFLPSSIVLMLKIKQAIMPMFCLASINCCLDPLLYYFSLDAFWKTKERSDIEVSLARSHESR, from the coding sequence ATGAACAACACCAACGATACCTTAGAGGACAGCACTCCGGAGCTGAGTTGTGTGAGTGCAGTGTATACAGTCTCTGCCGCAGTGTACGGCTGTGTGATGGTGCTGGGCCTGCCGCTCAACGTTGTGTCACTGTGGATTCTGCTACGCCGCCACGGCCTTAAATCCTCCAGCGCGGTCTTCATGAGCCACCTGGCTCTGTCAGACCTGCTGCTGGTGCTCTCCCTGCCCACCCGGGTCTACTTCTACACCACAGGCAACTGGCCCCTGGGCATCCAGGCCTGCACGGCCACCACCATGCTGTTCCGCAACAACATCCGCTCCAGCGCCGTCTTCATCACATTCATTAGCCTGGACAGGCTGCTGGCTGTGGTCTACCCTCTAAGAACCCGCCACATCCGCACCACCACCAATGCCTGGAGGGCCTGTGTCTTCATCTGGGTCCTGATTGTGGCAGTCAACATCCCAGAGGCCCTCTACTTCATCAGTCAGATGAAGAGCTGTAATGCCACTGACAAATGCTTTGAGTTTACTCAAGAATGTGCCTTGAATGTGCAGATAGCTGGTTACGTGCAGTTTGGGCTGGTATTCGCCATGCTGGGGGTCAACGTGGTCTCCACCACCATGGTGTCCTGGACGCTACACAGGCACCTCAGCGATGCTGCCATGGTCAACAATAAGATGAATGTCATGCTGATCTTCACCATCAACCTTCTGATGTTTATTGTCTTCTTCCTGCCCTCCTCCATCGTGCTGATGCTCAAAATCAAGCAGGCTATCATGCCCATGTTCTGTCTGGCCAGCATCAACTGTTGTCTAGATCCACTGTTGTACTACTTCTCTTTAGATGCTTTCTGGAAGACGAAAGAGCGTTCTGACATAGAGGTTTCACTGGCCAGATCACACGAAAGTAGATAA